A portion of the Kitasatospora sp. NBC_00240 genome contains these proteins:
- a CDS encoding pentapeptide repeat-containing protein has protein sequence MADNENISWYDRRGWVAFWYVLAPIVAIGAVGAAIWQVPWWIDDHYLKDSLTPAQATTVTGVRTALLAMAAAGVAAVGLVFTRRTLHQVREGQVTDRYLRAISQIASDKPMEQLGGIYALERIMRDSKRDHATVVEVLAAFVRAHAPATQPSAQDWLRRRSERLTGPLHRWWLHRQLHEGGVPAGAPRLPEPVQAALTVLGRRPENDDEPFWINLARTDLRGAELPGARLGNAFLEGANLSGAHLEKATLVHAHLEEAILDGAHLEEANMVEIHLERADLGKAHLEGAILISAHLDGARLDGAHLDDAHLQVAHLDGAHLEGTLLDGAHLDGTQLKRALSLTVDQLVLARPCERTDLPTELATDDRVRARITTVEHEMREQST, from the coding sequence GTGGCGGACAACGAGAACATCAGCTGGTACGACCGCCGAGGCTGGGTTGCCTTCTGGTATGTCCTGGCGCCGATCGTCGCAATCGGGGCGGTCGGCGCAGCCATTTGGCAAGTCCCGTGGTGGATCGACGACCACTACCTGAAAGATTCCTTGACACCGGCCCAGGCCACCACCGTGACGGGGGTGCGGACCGCTCTGCTCGCGATGGCCGCCGCCGGCGTGGCCGCGGTTGGTCTGGTGTTCACCCGCCGGACTCTGCACCAGGTTCGGGAGGGGCAGGTCACCGACCGGTACCTCAGGGCCATCAGCCAGATCGCCTCAGACAAGCCTATGGAACAGCTCGGTGGCATCTATGCCCTGGAGCGGATCATGCGCGACTCGAAGAGGGACCACGCCACCGTCGTGGAGGTCCTCGCCGCGTTCGTCCGCGCGCACGCTCCCGCCACGCAACCGTCCGCTCAGGACTGGCTGCGCCGCCGCTCCGAGCGACTGACTGGGCCGCTGCACCGGTGGTGGCTGCACAGGCAGTTGCACGAGGGTGGAGTCCCAGCAGGTGCGCCTCGTCTACCCGAACCGGTTCAGGCGGCTCTGACCGTGCTCGGCCGGCGGCCGGAGAACGACGATGAGCCGTTCTGGATCAACCTCGCCCGAACTGATCTACGTGGCGCGGAACTGCCCGGAGCCCGCCTGGGAAACGCCTTTCTGGAGGGGGCAAACCTGAGCGGGGCCCACCTGGAGAAGGCAACACTGGTCCATGCCCACCTGGAGGAGGCAATTCTGGACGGGGCTCATCTGGAGGAGGCGAACATGGTCGAGATCCACCTGGAGAGGGCGGACCTGGGCAAAGCCCACCTGGAGGGGGCGATCCTGATCTCAGCCCACCTGGACGGCGCCCGTCTGGACGGGGCTCATCTGGACGATGCCCATCTGCAAGTGGCTCATCTGGACGGGGCTCATCTGGAGGGCACCCTCCTGGACGGCGCCCACTTGGACGGCACGCAGCTAAAGAGGGCGCTGTCCCTGACTGTTGACCAACTGGTGCTGGCCAGGCCCTGCGAGAGGACGGACTTGCCGACCGAGCTCGCTACGGATGATCGAGTGCGGGCGCGAATCACCACGGTGGAACATGAAATGCGAGAGCAATCGACGTGA